A single region of the Nocardioides ochotonae genome encodes:
- the truB gene encoding tRNA pseudouridine(55) synthase TruB, whose amino-acid sequence MVDKPGGMTSHDVVARVRRLAGTRKVGHAGTLDPMATGVLVLGINRATRLLGHLMLTEKRYDATVRLGVATSTDDAEGEVLASTPAAHLEESAVRAALATQVGDLLQVPTAVSAIKVDGKRAYQRVRDGEQVELKARPVTVHDLVVSDVRTAGEHVDVDISLRCSSGTYVRAIARDVGAALGVGGHLTALRRTAVGPYDLAVAHTLAELEASFTTLPIAAAARAAFPAVELDEAAADDVRVGRRLDLALDTLSAVFAPDGEFLALYEPREGQARAVAVFV is encoded by the coding sequence GTGGTCGACAAGCCGGGCGGCATGACCTCGCACGACGTCGTCGCGCGGGTCCGCCGCCTGGCCGGCACCCGCAAGGTCGGCCACGCCGGCACCCTCGACCCGATGGCGACCGGGGTGCTGGTCCTCGGGATCAACCGCGCCACCCGGCTGCTGGGGCACCTGATGCTCACCGAGAAGCGCTACGACGCGACGGTGCGCCTCGGGGTCGCCACCAGCACCGACGACGCCGAGGGCGAGGTGCTGGCGAGCACGCCGGCCGCCCACCTCGAGGAGTCGGCGGTCCGGGCGGCGCTCGCCACCCAGGTCGGCGACCTGCTCCAGGTCCCGACGGCGGTCTCGGCGATCAAGGTCGACGGCAAGCGCGCCTACCAGCGGGTCCGCGACGGCGAGCAGGTCGAGCTCAAGGCCCGTCCGGTGACCGTCCACGACCTCGTGGTCTCCGACGTGCGCACGGCCGGTGAGCACGTCGACGTCGACATCTCCCTGCGCTGCTCCAGCGGCACCTACGTCCGTGCGATCGCCCGTGACGTCGGCGCCGCGCTGGGCGTGGGCGGGCACCTCACCGCGCTGCGGCGTACGGCGGTCGGCCCCTACGACCTCGCCGTGGCGCACACCCTGGCGGAGCTGGAGGCGTCGTTCACGACCCTGCCGATCGCCGCGGCCGCGCGTGCGGCCTTCCCGGCGGTCGAGCTCGACGAGGCCGCGGCCGACGACGTGCGCGTCGGTCGGCGCCTGGACCTGGCGCTGGACACCCTCTCGGCGGTCTTCGCCCCCGACGGTGAGTTCCTCGCGCTCTACGAGCCGCGCGAGGGACAGGCTCGCGCGGTCGCGGTGTTCGTGTGA
- the rpsO gene encoding 30S ribosomal protein S15 gives MSIGTDAETKKKIIAEYALAEGDTGSPEVQIALLSHRIAHLTEHLKEHKHDHHSRRGLLLLVGQRRRLLNYLQKTEIGRYRSIVERLGLRR, from the coding sequence ATGTCGATCGGTACCGACGCGGAGACCAAGAAGAAGATCATCGCCGAGTACGCCCTGGCTGAGGGCGACACCGGTTCGCCCGAGGTGCAGATCGCGCTGCTGAGCCACCGGATCGCGCACCTCACGGAGCACCTCAAGGAGCACAAGCACGACCACCACAGCCGTCGTGGTCTGCTGCTTCTCGTCGGCCAGCGCCGTCGCCTGCTGAACTACCTGCAGAAGACCGAGATCGGCCGCTACCGGTCGATCGTCGAGCGCCTCGGACTGCGTCGCTGA
- a CDS encoding bifunctional riboflavin kinase/FAD synthetase yields the protein MEIWRSLDDVPADLGRTSVVIGNFDGVHVGHRQVLARARAIADAQGLTLVAVTFDPHPMAVLRPEHAPTTLTTMEARAELLGEAGADAVLAVPFDRDVAAWSPEEFVRRILVDALGAAAVVVGANFRFGSRASGDVATLREAGARYGFTAEGIPLDGGPMVWSSTYVRTCLAAGDVAGAAEALGRPYAVRGAVVPGDKRGRELGYPTANVPTDGMTAAPADGVYAGWLRRLDSGERFPAAISVGTNPTFDGVRARRVESYVLDRTDLELYGVEVEVSFVERLRGMEAFDSVDALIVQMEDDVRRARELLVP from the coding sequence GTGGAGATCTGGCGTTCGCTCGACGACGTACCGGCCGACCTGGGCCGCACCTCGGTCGTCATCGGCAACTTCGACGGCGTGCACGTGGGCCACCGCCAGGTCCTGGCCCGGGCCCGCGCGATCGCCGACGCCCAGGGCCTCACGCTCGTCGCGGTGACCTTCGACCCGCACCCGATGGCCGTCCTGCGCCCCGAGCACGCCCCGACCACGCTGACCACGATGGAGGCCCGTGCCGAGCTGCTCGGCGAGGCCGGTGCGGACGCCGTCCTCGCGGTGCCCTTCGACCGCGACGTGGCCGCCTGGTCCCCGGAGGAGTTCGTGCGCCGGATCCTGGTCGACGCGCTGGGCGCGGCGGCGGTCGTCGTCGGCGCCAACTTCCGCTTCGGGAGCCGCGCGAGCGGCGACGTCGCGACGCTGCGCGAGGCAGGGGCGCGCTACGGCTTCACCGCCGAGGGCATCCCGCTCGACGGCGGCCCGATGGTGTGGTCCTCCACCTACGTGCGTACCTGCCTGGCCGCCGGCGACGTCGCCGGCGCCGCCGAGGCGCTGGGCCGTCCCTACGCCGTGCGCGGCGCGGTCGTCCCGGGCGACAAGCGCGGGCGCGAGCTGGGCTACCCCACCGCCAACGTTCCCACCGACGGCATGACCGCGGCGCCCGCCGACGGCGTGTACGCCGGGTGGCTGCGCCGCCTCGACTCCGGTGAGCGCTTCCCCGCCGCGATCTCGGTCGGCACCAACCCGACCTTCGACGGGGTCCGCGCGCGCCGCGTGGAGAGCTACGTGCTCGACCGCACCGACCTGGAGCTGTACGGCGTGGAGGTCGAGGTCTCCTTCGTCGAGCGGCTGCGGGGCATGGAGGCCTTCGACTCCGTCGACGCGCTGATCGTCCAGATGGAGGACGACGTGCGCCGGGCCCGCGAGCTGCTCGTCCCGTGA
- a CDS encoding sensor histidine kinase, with product MSTLPGTAPRQAAPPGRLALTGYAAAQLLAFVPALLLLVLSILGGVLALLWIGIPLLLVTVPATRWLTDRHRRIAQRVLGAVIPEQYRPRERGPVRRVLGWARDPMTWRDLGWLLWTATFGFVLSLVVVLFLVLVVTGALWYFGVEPLMRARCAVDRWFLSVGHTERLEQRVQVLTETRADAVDHSTAELRRIERDLHDGTQARLVALSMNLGMAESTFEQDPDAARRLLADARASTVAAIGDLRAVLRGIHPPVLADRGLGGAIAALALDLAVPVRVEAALTGRPPAPVESAVYFALAECLANVVKHADAEHAWVRLGHADGVLRGEVGDDGVGGADPGRGTGMLGVMRRLAAFDGTMAVTSPIGGPTVLTVEVPCALSSPRTTPSSGPV from the coding sequence GTGAGCACCCTGCCCGGCACCGCGCCGCGCCAGGCCGCGCCGCCCGGCCGCCTGGCGCTCACGGGGTACGCCGCGGCGCAGCTGCTCGCGTTCGTGCCGGCCCTGCTGCTCCTCGTCCTCTCGATCCTCGGGGGCGTGCTGGCGCTGCTGTGGATCGGCATCCCGCTGCTGCTGGTGACGGTCCCGGCCACCCGCTGGCTGACCGACCGGCACCGCCGGATCGCGCAGCGCGTGCTGGGAGCAGTCATCCCCGAGCAATACCGGCCACGCGAGCGCGGGCCGGTGCGGCGGGTGCTGGGCTGGGCCCGCGACCCGATGACCTGGCGCGACCTGGGCTGGCTGCTGTGGACGGCGACCTTCGGCTTCGTGCTCTCCCTCGTCGTCGTGCTGTTCCTGGTGCTGGTGGTCACCGGCGCGCTCTGGTACTTCGGCGTGGAGCCGCTGATGCGGGCCCGGTGCGCCGTGGACCGGTGGTTCCTCAGCGTCGGGCACACCGAACGCCTGGAGCAGCGGGTCCAGGTCCTCACCGAGACGCGCGCGGACGCCGTCGACCACTCCACCGCGGAGCTGCGACGCATCGAGCGCGACCTGCACGACGGCACCCAGGCCCGCCTGGTCGCACTGTCGATGAACCTCGGGATGGCGGAGTCGACCTTCGAGCAGGACCCCGACGCGGCCCGCCGGCTGCTCGCCGACGCCCGCGCGAGCACGGTCGCGGCGATCGGCGACCTGCGCGCGGTGCTGCGCGGCATCCATCCCCCGGTGCTCGCCGACCGCGGCCTGGGCGGGGCGATCGCCGCGCTGGCCCTCGACCTGGCCGTGCCCGTCCGTGTCGAGGCGGCGCTCACCGGACGCCCGCCCGCACCGGTCGAGTCCGCGGTCTACTTCGCGCTCGCCGAGTGCCTGGCCAACGTGGTCAAGCACGCCGACGCCGAGCACGCGTGGGTGCGTCTGGGGCATGCCGACGGGGTGCTGCGCGGCGAGGTCGGCGACGACGGCGTGGGCGGGGCTGACCCGGGGCGCGGCACGGGGATGCTGGGCGTCATGCGCCGCCTGGCCGCCTTCGACGGGACAATGGCGGTCACGAGCCCGATCGGCGGGCCGACAGTCCTGACCGTGGAGGTCCCGTGCGCCTTGTCCTCGCCGAGGACCACGCCCTCCTCCGGGCCGGTCTGA
- a CDS encoding sulfite oxidase, whose protein sequence is MTMTPARPLSRRSVLKISLASAAVAPVLSAGPALAGGVRSPLAPRAGAPVPAGPILKPLPLEEFVVHGTNAEMRWGSVRAREALTSQADLFVRNHTRTPVIEATTYALRVHGDGLARPRGEGEALSFRLADLKRLPRTTITATHECTGNGRRFFEVQQGTPASGTPWGLGAVGAVRWEGVLLRDLLARVGIRRDAVSVMATGLDDPFVSGGVDYGRVRRPFDIEKALDDALLAWGANGEPLLPDHGFPLRLVLPGWVGIASIKWLGSLEVSTTEQTSPWNTKWYRMTGGDHPADAPPLTLNPVRSAFELDWDAVLPAARTITLTGRSWSGAAPIVRVEVSIDGGATWRAADLRDKPRRGAGHGAGHGAGHGRTRDLSWTRWSYQWRRPAVGAHELLARARDAAGRTQPLVAAYNDGGYLFDAVVRHPVTVV, encoded by the coding sequence ATGACCATGACCCCCGCGCGGCCACTGAGCCGCCGCAGCGTCCTGAAGATCTCGCTCGCCTCCGCCGCGGTCGCGCCCGTGCTCAGCGCCGGACCGGCGCTGGCCGGGGGAGTCCGCTCGCCGTTGGCGCCGCGCGCAGGGGCCCCGGTGCCGGCCGGCCCGATCCTCAAGCCGCTGCCGCTGGAGGAGTTCGTCGTGCACGGCACGAACGCCGAGATGCGGTGGGGCTCCGTGCGCGCCCGCGAGGCGCTGACCTCCCAGGCCGACCTGTTCGTGCGCAACCACACCCGCACCCCGGTGATCGAGGCGACGACGTACGCGCTGCGCGTGCACGGTGACGGGCTGGCCCGCCCGCGCGGCGAGGGGGAGGCGCTGAGCTTCCGGCTGGCCGACCTGAAGCGGCTGCCGCGCACCACGATCACCGCCACCCACGAGTGCACCGGCAACGGGCGGCGGTTCTTCGAGGTGCAGCAGGGCACCCCGGCGTCCGGTACGCCGTGGGGGCTCGGCGCGGTCGGCGCGGTGCGGTGGGAGGGCGTGCTGCTGCGCGATCTGCTCGCCCGGGTGGGGATCCGGCGCGACGCGGTCTCGGTGATGGCGACCGGCCTCGACGACCCGTTCGTGAGCGGCGGGGTCGACTACGGCCGGGTCCGGCGGCCCTTCGACATCGAGAAGGCGCTCGACGACGCGCTGCTCGCCTGGGGCGCCAACGGCGAGCCGCTGCTGCCCGACCACGGCTTCCCGCTGCGGCTGGTGCTGCCCGGCTGGGTGGGCATCGCGAGCATCAAGTGGCTCGGCTCCCTCGAGGTCTCCACCACCGAGCAGACCTCGCCCTGGAACACCAAGTGGTACCGGATGACCGGCGGTGACCACCCGGCCGACGCGCCGCCGTTGACCCTCAACCCGGTGCGCTCGGCCTTCGAGCTCGACTGGGACGCCGTGCTCCCGGCGGCACGCACGATCACGCTGACCGGCCGGTCCTGGAGCGGCGCGGCCCCGATCGTGCGCGTCGAGGTGAGCATCGACGGGGGAGCGACCTGGCGTGCCGCCGACCTGCGCGACAAGCCTCGCCGCGGGGCTGGTCACGGGGCTGGTCACGGGGCTGGTCACGGGCGCACCCGCGACCTGTCCTGGACGCGCTGGTCCTACCAGTGGCGCCGGCCGGCGGTCGGGGCGCACGAGCTGCTCGCCCGGGCGCGCGACGCCGCCGGGCGCACCCAGCCGCTCGTCGCGGCGTACAACGACGGGGGCTACCTCTTCGACGCCGTGGTCCGGCACCCGGTGACGGTGGTCTGA
- a CDS encoding response regulator has translation MRLVLAEDHALLRAGLTQLLQAHDCTVTAAVDNEEDLRVALRDPDVDAAVLDVRMPPTHTDEGLRAAIEARAARPGFPVLVLSQYVEHLYARELLASGEGAVGYLLKDRVADVAEFLDALRRVVAGATVLDPEVIASVMSRRGPEPVDRLTPREQEVLTLMAEGRSNAAIAARLVVTDKAVAKHINSIFTKLDLPPAPDDHRRVRAVLAWLRL, from the coding sequence GTGCGCCTTGTCCTCGCCGAGGACCACGCCCTCCTCCGGGCCGGTCTGACCCAGCTGCTCCAGGCGCACGACTGCACCGTCACCGCCGCGGTCGACAACGAGGAGGACCTGCGCGTCGCGCTGCGCGACCCCGACGTCGACGCCGCCGTGCTCGACGTCCGGATGCCGCCGACGCACACCGACGAGGGCCTGCGCGCCGCGATCGAGGCGCGCGCCGCCCGGCCCGGCTTCCCCGTGCTCGTGCTCAGCCAGTACGTCGAGCACCTCTACGCCCGCGAGCTGCTCGCCAGCGGCGAGGGGGCGGTGGGCTACCTGCTCAAGGACCGGGTCGCCGACGTCGCGGAGTTCCTCGACGCCCTGCGCCGGGTGGTCGCCGGCGCGACGGTGCTCGACCCCGAGGTGATCGCCTCGGTGATGAGTCGACGCGGGCCCGAGCCGGTCGACCGGCTCACCCCCCGCGAGCAGGAGGTCCTGACGCTGATGGCGGAGGGGCGCTCCAACGCCGCGATCGCCGCGCGGCTGGTGGTCACCGACAAGGCCGTCGCCAAGCACATCAACAGCATCTTCACCAAGCTCGACCTGCCGCCCGCACCCGACGACCACCGGCGGGTCCGGGCCGTGCTGGCCTGGTTGCGGCTGTGA
- a CDS encoding MMPL family transporter, translating into MSHALTALPLRAARWSATHPWRAILGWLALVAVAIGLAATVPTQETTAADYRVGESGRADALIEEADLADPDAEHVLITAAGGGALDRTAAGAAATALQERLGATSGVASISPPQWSGSGTAALVTIELEDGHDDIAPLASATESVQRDHAGLELRQSGDLSLDEAIGDRVADDLASAEVTSVPITLVLMLLAFGALIAAGLPVLLAGTSVAVTIGLMAPLSHLLPTEPTVGSMVVLIGMAVGVDYSLFYLKREREERAAGRSTPDAIEIAAQTSGHSILVSGGAVIASLAALYMMGDPTFSSLATGAIVVVAVAVLGSITVLPALLATLGRWVDRPRVPLLWRLNARIGRGGISSRLLGPVMRHPLAALLASSLAVVALAVPALGMKTAHADLDTLPTDLPAVTTMKAISAEFPTEGASARVVVRSTGDEAGAERALDRLGDAALATGDFTGASEISTSADGRTSTLELGMDWSETDPRAAEAVRTLRADLAPAALEGIEGEHAVGGGVAEALDYDQDQRLALPLVIGTVLLLTMLMMYGAFRSVPIALLSTVLNLASVGVAFGVLALVFQHGWGSDALGIAAPGFVIHWIPLFVLVVLVGLSMDYHVFVVSRIREHVARGLPTRLAVERGIADTAGVVTSAAAVMVSVFSIFATLSMLEMKMMGVGLAAAILLDATLVRLVLLPAALVLLGERAWWPRHPRPAAGEPVAEPDPAYALSHR; encoded by the coding sequence ATGTCCCACGCCCTCACCGCCCTGCCCCTGCGGGCCGCCCGCTGGAGTGCGACCCACCCCTGGCGCGCCATCCTCGGCTGGCTCGCGCTGGTCGCCGTCGCCATCGGCCTCGCCGCGACGGTCCCCACCCAGGAGACGACCGCGGCGGACTACCGGGTCGGGGAGTCCGGCCGGGCCGACGCCCTGATCGAGGAGGCCGACCTCGCCGACCCGGACGCGGAGCACGTGCTGATCACCGCCGCCGGGGGTGGCGCCCTCGACCGCACCGCGGCGGGGGCCGCCGCGACGGCGCTGCAGGAGCGGCTCGGCGCGACCTCCGGGGTCGCGAGCATCTCGCCGCCGCAGTGGAGCGGGTCCGGGACGGCGGCCCTGGTCACGATCGAGCTCGAGGACGGTCACGACGACATCGCGCCGCTCGCTTCGGCGACCGAGTCGGTGCAGCGCGACCACGCCGGCCTCGAGCTGCGCCAGTCCGGCGACCTCAGCCTCGACGAGGCGATCGGCGACAGGGTCGCCGACGACCTCGCCTCGGCCGAGGTGACGAGCGTGCCGATCACCCTGGTGCTGATGCTGCTCGCCTTCGGGGCCCTGATCGCGGCCGGGCTGCCGGTGCTGCTGGCCGGCACCAGCGTCGCGGTCACCATCGGACTGATGGCCCCGCTGTCGCACCTGCTGCCGACCGAGCCCACGGTCGGCAGCATGGTCGTGCTGATCGGCATGGCCGTGGGCGTCGACTACTCGCTGTTCTACCTCAAGCGCGAGCGCGAGGAGCGGGCCGCGGGACGCAGCACCCCCGACGCCATCGAGATCGCCGCCCAGACCTCGGGGCACTCGATCCTGGTGTCCGGAGGCGCCGTCATCGCCTCCCTGGCGGCGCTCTACATGATGGGGGACCCGACCTTCAGCTCGCTGGCCACCGGGGCGATCGTCGTGGTCGCGGTCGCGGTGCTCGGCTCGATCACCGTGCTCCCGGCGCTGCTGGCCACGCTCGGCCGGTGGGTGGACCGGCCCCGCGTTCCGCTGCTGTGGCGCCTCAACGCGCGCATCGGCCGCGGCGGCATCAGCAGCCGGCTGCTGGGCCCGGTGATGCGCCACCCGCTGGCCGCCCTGCTCGCCTCGAGCCTGGCCGTCGTCGCGCTGGCGGTGCCGGCGCTGGGGATGAAGACCGCGCACGCCGACCTCGACACCCTGCCGACCGACCTCCCGGCGGTGACGACGATGAAGGCGATCTCGGCGGAGTTCCCCACCGAGGGGGCGTCGGCGCGGGTGGTCGTCAGGTCCACCGGGGACGAGGCGGGCGCGGAGCGCGCCCTCGACCGGCTCGGCGACGCGGCCCTGGCCACCGGCGACTTCACCGGCGCCAGCGAGATCAGCACGTCGGCGGACGGTCGCACCTCGACCCTCGAGCTCGGGATGGACTGGTCCGAGACCGACCCGCGGGCCGCGGAGGCGGTGCGGACCCTGCGCGCGGACCTGGCCCCGGCCGCCCTCGAGGGGATCGAGGGCGAGCACGCCGTGGGCGGCGGTGTCGCGGAAGCGCTGGACTACGACCAGGACCAGCGCCTCGCCCTGCCGTTGGTGATCGGCACGGTGCTGCTGCTCACGATGCTGATGATGTACGGCGCCTTCCGCAGCGTGCCGATCGCGCTGCTCTCCACCGTGCTCAACCTGGCCTCGGTCGGGGTCGCGTTCGGGGTGCTCGCCCTGGTCTTCCAGCACGGCTGGGGCAGCGACGCCCTGGGCATCGCCGCACCCGGCTTCGTGATCCACTGGATCCCGCTGTTCGTGCTCGTGGTGCTGGTCGGGCTCTCGATGGACTACCACGTCTTCGTGGTGAGTCGGATCCGCGAGCACGTCGCCCGCGGGCTGCCCACCCGCCTGGCCGTCGAGCGCGGCATCGCCGACACCGCCGGCGTGGTCACCAGCGCGGCCGCGGTCATGGTCTCGGTGTTCTCGATCTTCGCCACGCTGAGCATGCTGGAGATGAAGATGATGGGCGTGGGCCTGGCGGCGGCCATCCTGCTCGACGCGACGCTGGTGCGCCTGGTGCTGCTGCCCGCCGCGCTGGTGCTGCTGGGGGAGCGGGCCTGGTGGCCGCGCCACCCGCGGCCGGCGGCTGGCGAGCCGGTCGCCGAGCCGGACCCGGCGTACGCGCTGAGCCACCGGTGA